The genomic region CATATACCTGCCATGGTAGTTCCCACCATACCGGCAATTACCAATCCAGTATTTCCTGCTTCCGGTAATTCAGGGAAGTAGGCTTTTAAGGGAAATTCCGATTCCTTTAAAACAATGATACTGGTAATAATAAAAGACAAGGCCATAAAACCTACTAGGAAAGCCATTATATTTAAGAAATATTGGTGTTTTCCTAGCCAAAAAAGGGTTATTAATAAAGCTATAAAAAGTAGGCTAATGTAAATTTGATTTAAAAAGTCTATATTAGTATTTACCCTAATCCATTCTACAACCACCTCTGCAACCACTCCCATAATACCAATGCAAGAGGACACGATAGATATAATAAGTGCAAGTATTATAAAAAGGGTTACAGGTTTTCCAAAATGCTTCTTAAAATTGTAAAGTAAGGTTTCTCCAGAAACAATTGTGAGTTTACTGATGGCCGCTATTAAAAAAAAAGTAAAAAAACAGGATAGAAAAAGCGCCCAAGATAGGGAAAGTCCGAAATTGGCACCTGAAACTACCATGGAAGTGACACTTCCTGTCCCTACTACATATCCAATGATAAAAAATGCAGGGCCAAGGTTTTTGACAATGATGTTTAATTTTTGTGTTAGTAGCATCAAAAAAATAGTTTAGGTTAAACAATCGTAGCTATTCAATTGCAAAAAGATAGCCATTTTTACATAGTGCCAATACTTTATTTCCATATAAAGCGGGAGCGTTTTCCAGCATTTCACCTCCAGTAAACACCCTCCAAAGAATTTTTCCTGTATCCGGCGAAATACCGGTGATAAACATACTGGTCGATGATCCTGTAATTAGTGTTTTATCAGTTATTACGGGAGCAGTAAGTCCCCCAACATTATCTAATTCCCATATCTTATTTGGATTGCCTATGTTTTTACTGTTAAAAGCACGCATGGTTGAAGTGTATGGAAGAGAGATCACTTTTCTTACGGTTGAAGTAAAAATCATATCCCTGTTTGCCGCAACCGAAGCATTTTGTAAGTGCCCCCTTTTTGCATACCATTCCCAGGCAATTTCTCCCTTTTTTACATTCAATGCGGCCACAGCCCCTCCTTTTTTCTGAACATATAGATATCCTTTATATAGAATGGGTGCTGCTGAATCAGGCAATCCCCCATAATCATTTGCACTTGTTTTGGTACGCCATTTAAGCGCTCCCGTCTTTTGATCAAAAGCAAAATAGTATCCGGACCAGGAGCCCACATAGAAATTTTTATCATCCTTTGTAGGAATGCTATAAACCCCGGAAGGAAAACCGTGTGTAAATGGTGTTGTAAGTGGTATTTTCTCTTTTGGGGTGTCTTTTGCAGTATTATATTTCCACATAATATTTCCGTTTTCCGGATTAACAGCAAAAACGAAACCATCGGTATTACCAAAGAAAAGTTTACCGTCCGCATAGGTAGCACTTACCCAAACCCGACCAAATTCTTTGGAGCTCCAAATAGGCTCCCCAGTGTTTTTATTTAATGCGAAATATTCTCCGGGATTCTCATAACCATAATGTTCTGTGTTAGCGCCAAGATAACCGAAAAAAATCCTTTCATCAACAACTGTGGGGGCTAAGGATACTGTACTGTTAGTTTCAAAACGCCATATTTCTTTTCCTGTTTCCACATTTACAGCATTTACGAATCCATCAGGTCCGCCTATATACGCAACACCATCGACAATTGTTGGAGTTCCCAAAAGCCCACCGGCCCAATCTGCCTTGTAGTAGTTTCCACTATCAAAAATACCGTCTACAATGCCGTGTTGCCATAAAGTCTCTAAACTATTGGGAGATACCGCATGCAAGACTAGGTTTTGATCCGCAATAAATACTCCATTATTGTTTCCAACAAGGTCGGCTGTAATTGGATGCTCGCTTATAGGATTCCCTAAGACTATTCTTGGTTTTTTGGTAGAGATATCAATTTTATGTAGCAGGCCATCAAAGCTTGCAGCATATAAATAATTATTTACTGTCACAGGGGCGGCCCTAATCCAATCGGATAGTTTTAGCTTCCAGAGCTGTTTGCCTTCAGGTGAGAAGCAATATAAATTCTTATTACTGGCACCAATGAAAACTTGATCATGGTAAAAGTGGGCCCCGGAATAGAATTGATTTGACTTTTTTTCAATCTCTTCTGCTTGAAAACTCCAGTTAAGATTTCCGTTTTTTACCTTAATTGAAAATAGTTTTCCTGTTGTATTGCCGATTATTAGTTGTTCATTCCCTATTGATGGTGTTCCTACCAATTCCGTATCGAGGTCTATATTCCATACTATTTCTCCAGTAGATAGACTAAAGCTATAAACTTCTCCGTTGCGCAGTGCGACCAAAACCATTTCATTATGGACTTTTGGCTGGTTGGTGATATAATTTTGAAAATTATGTGTCCAAATATCCTTTCCTTCGTCGGTACTTGCTACGACAAGGGTTTTACCTAACCTGGTATAAGCAAACTTTAGTTCTTCTTTATTTTCCTTACTTGGTTGGCCAGTACTTTTGTCAACCACATGAATGGACTCTTCGTCAAAAGCGTTTCGAATAATTACGTTCTTTTGGGTGACCACAGGTGTCCATCTGGAACCATGATCAGTATAAAAATCAATTCCCATTTGTCTTGATCTCCATAGAACTTTTCCAGTTTTCTGATCTAAACAAAAACCATTCACATCAATTCCAGGGCTGGAAATAAAAAGTCTTCCATTTTCCAAGACTGGAGTAGCTGTTGAGTGATAGCCTTTAGGGAATTTCCATGCTATTTTACCTTTTGTGGGACCGGGATCTGGAGAATATCCGGTCTGTCGGTTTTCAGTGCCCAAATAATAAGGCCAATTGGTTTTGGATAATTTTTTAGTACGGACAGCATTGGAATTAATTTGTTCTATCTTTTTTCCAATAAAGTATAGGCTGTCCAAAGCCAAAAAACCTTTATCTATGTTTTCATAGTTTTTTTTAGCATCCGAGAAATCGGTTATCAAATTTTCAGAAAGCGTATCCATATTTGTAAGGTCGTACCCCTGTCTCCATAACAGTCGCCAATAACGGAAAAGGGCAGCCCGTCTACCTTTGAAGTTTATACTGTCAGTTGGGGCTTCCTTGATTTCCTGTCGGATTTTATCAATATCGGTAAGTCCCGTATCTTTTTGTAATTGAGAGTAACATGTAAGGGAAATAAGAAGGCAAATGTTAAGTACAAAGAGTTTCATGTTATATGGTAATTTAAATACTAATTAAAAGAAAAGTATGGGAAAGATGAAGAGGCTTTCCCAATACTAATCAAGCTAACTACTAACTATGGAGTTAATGTATCGAAAAAGGTGTAATACCCATCTTTGGCCATCTGCGAAGCCAAAAAACACAATTCGACCATGTGATAATCTCCCCACATGCTCGATTCGTCGGTGGGAACCTTTTGTCCTTTTTGTACATGATCCCATCCATTGGGCCAATGATAAACGGAATGCTTTAAAATTCCTTGGTGATCCTTGTCGGTGGCAAGATAATCGTCCTGCAAAAGAGTCTGCAGAACGCTAAGGCCTGCTTGAATGTATTTATTGGATGCATTTTTGTCCTTATTTTCCAAAAGCTTACCCAAACGCAGAAGACCTTGGGCTCCAATTGCAGCTGCCGAACTATCAATAGGTTCAAATTCATTATAAATATCAGCCTTTCGTTGCGTATAGTCACCGAGCTTATGAAGGGTCGGTGCACCTGTATCCCAATAGGGAATACCATCTTTTGACGTATGTGATATATAAAAATCGCATGTTGCCTTAGCTGCCTTTATTAGATTATTTTTAATAGATTCAATTTCTTCTATTTCTATATTTTCGTGTTCCAAATACTCTAGAAATTCTGGAAACCCAACCATGGCCCATGAAAGTCCACGAGTCCATGTAGTAAATCCTGAAAATCCCTGTTGGGAGTTCGGACACCTAAAGTTACCATCATTTATGTTGAAAATTGCTTCATGGGAAACTCTACCCCGAATATCATATTGATCCCGACCTTCCCCGTAGTATACTGAGTATTTGGCTGAAGTTAGAGCATGGGTTATCGCCCTATCCAATAAATTGATTTCCTTATCGTTCTCATCTAGCATTTTGTGACCTAGTTTATGTGCGGCCAACAAAATTCGGGCTGTTCTGATAGTATCTATGAACAAAGAGTGTGGTCCATTGAAAGAGTACATATAACCGCCATCTTTTATTTGGGTCCATCTTTTTGATTGAACGGATCCTGAAGCTTGAATGGCAAGTTTATAAAAATTTCTTTCCCCTTCCGAAGATTCGAAAAGCTCGGCGTTCGACATTCTTAATAAATTTCCATAGGTACTAAGGTTATTGAAACCGTGGTCGTGGACTCCAAAATGCGTTATATGGTGGGCCATATTATTCACGGTATTTCTCTTCCCGAGTTCAAACATTTCTTCATCCTTGGTAGCATTGGCTACAAGAAGCGGAATTCCATATTGAAAACCTTGGGTCCACTCGGTCCATCCTCGAGAGGTGTATTTCCCTTCTACGGTAAATACAGGAGCGCCCTTGGTTTTGTCGTAGTTACTTTCCACTAATAATGCTTTACTTTTTGCTAGTACCCAAAATTCATCTAATTGCTTATTTAAATTGCTTATTGTTAAGGTTGTATTGATATCCATTATTTTTCTGAGGGTTTAAAAATTATTGAAAAAAGTCAGTGTCATCCATGTTCGTTGGTCCAGAATCTATACTGTGTTTGGGGGCTGCTTTGATAAGGATAGATTAAGAATGGTTGGAAATATTAACAGCTAATACATCAAAGTCAATTGCTGAACCGTATGTCGTACGGTTGGGATCCATAATTGCTGATTTGGCCATGGCATACGCCATGGGTTTAACCTGACTTAGCGTACTTAAAAGTCCGGAAATTTCGTTTTCATTCTTGATATAATGGATGAGTTTCATTTCTTGTGCTTGAACGGCATCAACCCGTTCAGATAATAGAATAAGTTTTTTTGCATGGACTTCACCAATCAGACGCGTAGCCCTAGCCATACCTCCCCAGCCAGGAAGCCATCCGTTTGAAACTTCGGGAAAAGCAAATATAGCGGTAGATGAGGCTATGCGAAAATCGCAAGCAAGGGCGAGCTCTAGACCTCCACCCATCGCATAACCATTAATGAAAGCAACGGTTGGTTTCTTCAAACATTCCAATGAATTATTGATTTTATTACCAAGTTCAATCCATTCAGTTATTTCTTTGTCCTTCAATTTTTCAAATTCCTTAATATTGGCTCCTGAACAAAATGCCCTATCCCCAGCGCCCTTTATTAGGACTACTTTGATTTTATCTTCCTGCTGAGCCTGCTGTAAAGCGTTTTCTAAAGCATACAACATTTCAAATCCCAAACAATTTAACTTTTCGGGATAGTTAAGAACGATGCTGAAAACACCATCGGACAGAGAAGTTAGAACTTTTTGACTCATTTTTATTGAAATTTATCTTTTAATTTTAATTTATCGGATAGGAAAATCTTTTTGGAATATGACTTTAATTCCTCACTGATTATAGGCGTGAAGTCCATCATATTCAATATATCTTTTTCCAAGTCCACGCCAGGAGCTATTTCAATCAATTCAAGTCCTTTGGGAGTAAGTCTAAATAGGGCCCTTTCAGTGGTATATAGAACTTCCTGTCCTTTTTCAATCGCATAATCTCCAGAAAATGTAACCTGTTCAACCTTATCAATGAACTTGTTGAATTTGCCGGGGTTGGTTATTTTGATTCCTTCTGAAGTTATTTCCTGTTCCGATTTAACGGCAAAAGAGCCGCAGAACACCACTTTTTTTGCATTTTGTGAAATATCAATAAAACCACCACAACCCGTTAGTACATTACCGAACCTACTTGAATTAACATTGCCCTTTTTATCTATTTGGGCAAATCCCAGATATGCTATATCCAATCCGCCACCTTGAAAAAAATCGAATTGATAGCCGTCATCTACAATAGAGGACGGGTTAAACATTGCTCCGAAATTCAATCCAGTAGTTGGAATACCGCCTGTAGCCCCTTGTTCTATCATGAAAGTAAGTTGATCCGTAATTTCTTCTTCCCTTGCAACTATGGGAACTCCGTCAGACATTCCATACCCTAGATTAACAAATGCACCTTTATATAGTTCAAGTGCCGCCCTGCGGCTAACTATACGTTTTAACCCTTGAAGGTTTAGTTCTTCAGTTACATATGATGCATCTCTTTTTACTAAAGCAGGTTCGAAATTGGAAATAAAAGTCATTTCCTGATTTTCATCCTGTACCACATAATCTATTAAAACTCCAGGTACTTTAACCCTCTCTGGGTCCACGTGGTTATTATTTATATTTTTAACTTGGGCAATAACAATTCCTCCATTGGTTTTTGCAGCTTGAGCAATGGAAAGCATGGCAAAAAAGCCAACTTCTTCCTCCATGGTCAGGTTGCCCTCCCGATCTATCGAAGTACCCCTGATAATAGCTACATTTGCCTTAAACGATCGATAAAAAAGATATTCTTCATTATCCAATATTATCTTGGAAACCAAATTATCTTCGGTAATGCTGTTTATTTTTCCGCCTTCCAATTCAGGATCCACAAAAGTTTTTAGTCCTACTTTAGTTACGATTCCCGGTTTTCCGGAAGCACTTGCTCTCATCAGATGACTAAGTACCCCCTGAGGAAAGTTATACCCTTTTATACAATGATTTTTTGCGAGTTCCGACATTTTTGGGGCATTGCCCCAGAAACCTCCAATGTTGGTGTCTATTAACCCCTCGAGGGCAACGTGGTTGAGCCCCCTAGTATCATTATCGCCAATGCCGCAGGGGTGAATGGAGGTCAATCCTCTGGGAGCATTTTCATCTTGGAAGCGTTTTCCCAATGCGGCCATTACTTTATCCGGTACGGCATGTCCTGCTCCGGCACCGCCAAAAATAACAGTGTCATGATCTTTAATATGGCTAACGGCTTCTTCTGCACTTACAATTTTAAAATTTTTTTCTTTCACGTGTACTTTTTTAGGGTGATTGATTTATCTAATAAAAA from Galbibacter sp. BG1 harbors:
- a CDS encoding enoyl-CoA hydratase/isomerase family protein — protein: MSQKVLTSLSDGVFSIVLNYPEKLNCLGFEMLYALENALQQAQQEDKIKVVLIKGAGDRAFCSGANIKEFEKLKDKEITEWIELGNKINNSLECLKKPTVAFINGYAMGGGLELALACDFRIASSTAIFAFPEVSNGWLPGWGGMARATRLIGEVHAKKLILLSERVDAVQAQEMKLIHYIKNENEISGLLSTLSQVKPMAYAMAKSAIMDPNRTTYGSAIDFDVLAVNISNHS
- a CDS encoding PQQ-binding-like beta-propeller repeat protein — its product is MKLFVLNICLLISLTCYSQLQKDTGLTDIDKIRQEIKEAPTDSINFKGRRAALFRYWRLLWRQGYDLTNMDTLSENLITDFSDAKKNYENIDKGFLALDSLYFIGKKIEQINSNAVRTKKLSKTNWPYYLGTENRQTGYSPDPGPTKGKIAWKFPKGYHSTATPVLENGRLFISSPGIDVNGFCLDQKTGKVLWRSRQMGIDFYTDHGSRWTPVVTQKNVIIRNAFDEESIHVVDKSTGQPSKENKEELKFAYTRLGKTLVVASTDEGKDIWTHNFQNYITNQPKVHNEMVLVALRNGEVYSFSLSTGEIVWNIDLDTELVGTPSIGNEQLIIGNTTGKLFSIKVKNGNLNWSFQAEEIEKKSNQFYSGAHFYHDQVFIGASNKNLYCFSPEGKQLWKLKLSDWIRAAPVTVNNYLYAASFDGLLHKIDISTKKPRIVLGNPISEHPITADLVGNNNGVFIADQNLVLHAVSPNSLETLWQHGIVDGIFDSGNYYKADWAGGLLGTPTIVDGVAYIGGPDGFVNAVNVETGKEIWRFETNSTVSLAPTVVDERIFFGYLGANTEHYGYENPGEYFALNKNTGEPIWSSKEFGRVWVSATYADGKLFFGNTDGFVFAVNPENGNIMWKYNTAKDTPKEKIPLTTPFTHGFPSGVYSIPTKDDKNFYVGSWSGYYFAFDQKTGALKWRTKTSANDYGGLPDSAAPILYKGYLYVQKKGGAVAALNVKKGEIAWEWYAKRGHLQNASVAANRDMIFTSTVRKVISLPYTSTMRAFNSKNIGNPNKIWELDNVGGLTAPVITDKTLITGSSTSMFITGISPDTGKILWRVFTGGEMLENAPALYGNKVLALCKNGYLFAIE
- a CDS encoding glycoside hydrolase family 88 protein; protein product: MDINTTLTISNLNKQLDEFWVLAKSKALLVESNYDKTKGAPVFTVEGKYTSRGWTEWTQGFQYGIPLLVANATKDEEMFELGKRNTVNNMAHHITHFGVHDHGFNNLSTYGNLLRMSNAELFESSEGERNFYKLAIQASGSVQSKRWTQIKDGGYMYSFNGPHSLFIDTIRTARILLAAHKLGHKMLDENDKEINLLDRAITHALTSAKYSVYYGEGRDQYDIRGRVSHEAIFNINDGNFRCPNSQQGFSGFTTWTRGLSWAMVGFPEFLEYLEHENIEIEEIESIKNNLIKAAKATCDFYISHTSKDGIPYWDTGAPTLHKLGDYTQRKADIYNEFEPIDSSAAAIGAQGLLRLGKLLENKDKNASNKYIQAGLSVLQTLLQDDYLATDKDHQGILKHSVYHWPNGWDHVQKGQKVPTDESSMWGDYHMVELCFLASQMAKDGYYTFFDTLTP
- a CDS encoding NRAMP family divalent metal transporter — protein: MLLTQKLNIIVKNLGPAFFIIGYVVGTGSVTSMVVSGANFGLSLSWALFLSCFFTFFLIAAISKLTIVSGETLLYNFKKHFGKPVTLFIILALIISIVSSCIGIMGVVAEVVVEWIRVNTNIDFLNQIYISLLFIALLITLFWLGKHQYFLNIMAFLVGFMALSFIITSIIVLKESEFPLKAYFPELPEAGNTGLVIAGMVGTTMAGICLISRSILVQEQNWKIADLKTERKDAIYSMVMTFLISLAIMISATGTLYFQDIKVDSPIDLMHALGPWAGEFALTLFTLGILGAGLSSIFPNLLLTPWIISDYKKEDRNMKKPLYKLLVVIVALTCLIVPIMGGKPVWILIASQAFSPFIMPLITLFLLILINKKSVMGDYRAKLGLNIALIATLIFNLFMMVIAIESLIAII
- a CDS encoding acyl CoA:acetate/3-ketoacid CoA transferase, whose amino-acid sequence is MKEKNFKIVSAEEAVSHIKDHDTVIFGGAGAGHAVPDKVMAALGKRFQDENAPRGLTSIHPCGIGDNDTRGLNHVALEGLIDTNIGGFWGNAPKMSELAKNHCIKGYNFPQGVLSHLMRASASGKPGIVTKVGLKTFVDPELEGGKINSITEDNLVSKIILDNEEYLFYRSFKANVAIIRGTSIDREGNLTMEEEVGFFAMLSIAQAAKTNGGIVIAQVKNINNNHVDPERVKVPGVLIDYVVQDENQEMTFISNFEPALVKRDASYVTEELNLQGLKRIVSRRAALELYKGAFVNLGYGMSDGVPIVAREEEITDQLTFMIEQGATGGIPTTGLNFGAMFNPSSIVDDGYQFDFFQGGGLDIAYLGFAQIDKKGNVNSSRFGNVLTGCGGFIDISQNAKKVVFCGSFAVKSEQEITSEGIKITNPGKFNKFIDKVEQVTFSGDYAIEKGQEVLYTTERALFRLTPKGLELIEIAPGVDLEKDILNMMDFTPIISEELKSYSKKIFLSDKLKLKDKFQ